From the genome of Pseudomonas yamanorum, one region includes:
- a CDS encoding DUF2790 domain-containing protein, with product MKTLKTTVAALALIFSVGAMAEGGGDRTFAQMMQNNEQAMAAYAAKKGKAMPVVQDYRYGMKLDIAKVVNVTPPIRSCNAVPSRMTYEDSTGKLNTLQYQVMGICRNNGS from the coding sequence ATGAAGACCCTGAAAACCACTGTCGCTGCATTGGCCCTGATCTTTTCCGTCGGCGCGATGGCGGAAGGCGGCGGTGACCGCACCTTCGCCCAGATGATGCAAAACAACGAGCAAGCCATGGCCGCCTATGCCGCGAAAAAAGGCAAGGCGATGCCCGTGGTCCAGGACTATCGCTACGGCATGAAGCTGGACATTGCCAAGGTGGTCAACGTCACGCCGCCGATCCGTTCGTGCAACGCGGTACCGTCGCGCATGACCTATGAAGATTCCACCGGCAAGCTCAACACGCTCCAGTACCAGGTCATGGGCATCTGCCGTAACAACGGCAGTTGA
- a CDS encoding OprD family porin, which yields MSTNRTLSLSMIAALAGLTPLSGMAVEDKSEGFIEGSTLNVLARNFYFNRDDRKGQSSPTGNGYSEAWAQGFIGKFESGFTQGSVGFGLDAFAMYGLKLDSGTGRSGGKGSFGVLPVDSDNQPEDGYSKLGGAVKMRLLDTVIKAGDVFPLTPVVAYGDSRVLPESFRGVTAQNTSVEGLSLQAGHLSGMSQPTQSGMDKGFATFYAGKVDSPWIGYAGGDYQVNKHLSVSLYTSRLKDAWDQYYFGSAASYPLNDEVSLFGDFNYYKAVDEGKKRLGEFDNNIWSARIGVKVGAHSLALSHQRNNGDDDFDYLRMSDSIFLNNSIQYSDFNSPKERSWMLAYNLDMQAFGIPGLTFMTRYGKGTGADYSNANAVYMRRDAAGDPLTDQRRWERDIEAKYVVQGGNLKDLSLRLRQATVRSSAFESDLEEVRLIVEYPLAIL from the coding sequence ATGAGTACTAACCGTACACTTTCCCTTTCCATGATTGCCGCCCTGGCGGGGCTCACCCCGCTTTCAGGCATGGCCGTGGAAGACAAATCCGAAGGATTTATCGAAGGCAGCACCTTGAACGTGCTGGCCCGCAACTTCTACTTCAACCGGGACGATCGCAAGGGCCAGTCGAGCCCCACCGGCAATGGCTACTCGGAAGCCTGGGCCCAGGGTTTCATCGGCAAGTTCGAGTCCGGATTCACTCAGGGCTCGGTGGGCTTCGGCCTGGACGCGTTTGCGATGTATGGCCTGAAACTCGACTCCGGCACCGGCCGCAGCGGCGGCAAGGGCTCGTTCGGCGTGCTGCCGGTAGACAGCGACAACCAACCCGAGGACGGCTACAGCAAGCTCGGCGGCGCCGTAAAAATGCGCCTGCTGGATACCGTGATCAAGGCCGGTGATGTGTTCCCGCTGACCCCGGTGGTGGCCTATGGCGACTCGCGGGTGTTGCCGGAAAGTTTCCGTGGCGTCACCGCGCAAAACACCAGCGTTGAAGGCCTGAGCCTGCAGGCCGGACATTTGAGCGGTATGAGCCAGCCCACCCAAAGCGGCATGGATAAAGGCTTTGCGACGTTTTATGCGGGCAAGGTGGATTCACCCTGGATCGGCTATGCCGGTGGGGACTACCAGGTGAACAAACACCTCAGCGTCAGCCTGTACACCAGCCGCCTGAAGGATGCCTGGGACCAGTACTACTTCGGCAGCGCCGCCAGCTACCCGCTGAACGATGAGGTTTCGCTGTTTGGCGATTTCAACTATTACAAGGCGGTGGACGAGGGCAAGAAACGCCTGGGCGAGTTCGATAACAACATCTGGAGCGCCAGGATCGGGGTCAAGGTCGGCGCTCATAGCCTGGCCTTGTCCCACCAGCGCAACAACGGTGATGACGACTTCGACTACCTGCGCATGTCGGACTCGATCTTCCTCAACAACTCGATCCAGTACAGCGACTTCAACTCGCCCAAGGAACGCTCGTGGATGCTCGCCTATAACCTCGACATGCAGGCCTTCGGCATTCCCGGGCTGACCTTCATGACCCGCTACGGCAAAGGCACCGGCGCCGACTACAGCAACGCCAACGCGGTGTACATGCGCCGTGACGCGGCCGGCGACCCGTTGACCGACCAACGCCGCTGGGAGCGGGATATCGAGGCCAAGTACGTGGTGCAGGGCGGCAACTTGAAAGACCTGTCGCTGCGATTGCGCCAGGCGACGGTTCGTTCAAGTGCCTTTGAGTCGGATTTGGAAGAAGTTCGGCTGATTGTCGAATATCCGTTGGCGATTCTCTAA
- a CDS encoding heavy metal response regulator transcription factor, whose protein sequence is MRILVVEDEQKTAAYLQQGLTESGYVVDCAASGVDGLHLAAQHAYELVILDVNLPAKDGWEVLEQLRRDSSQRVMMLTARGRLADKIKGLDMGADDYLVKPFEFPELLARVRTLLRRSEHIPVPEVFQVSDLELDPRRHRAYRGNRRIDLTTKEFALLHVLMRQSGEVLTRTQIISLVWDMNFDCDTNVVEVSISRLRAKVDDQSDVKLIHTIRGVGYVLEARQ, encoded by the coding sequence ATGCGTATCCTTGTGGTTGAGGACGAGCAAAAAACCGCCGCCTACCTGCAGCAGGGCCTGACCGAAAGCGGTTACGTGGTCGACTGTGCAGCCAGCGGCGTGGACGGCCTGCACCTGGCCGCGCAACACGCCTATGAACTGGTGATTCTCGACGTCAATCTGCCGGCCAAGGATGGCTGGGAAGTGCTTGAGCAATTGCGCCGCGACAGCAGCCAGCGGGTGATGATGCTGACGGCCCGTGGCCGGTTGGCCGACAAGATCAAGGGCCTGGACATGGGCGCCGATGATTACCTGGTCAAACCCTTCGAGTTTCCCGAGTTGCTGGCCCGGGTGCGCACCCTGCTGCGTCGCAGTGAGCACATACCGGTGCCGGAAGTGTTCCAGGTGTCGGACCTGGAGCTGGACCCACGCCGCCACCGCGCATACCGCGGCAACCGACGTATCGACCTGACCACCAAGGAATTCGCGCTGCTGCATGTGCTGATGCGTCAGTCCGGCGAAGTACTGACCCGCACGCAGATTATTTCCCTGGTCTGGGACATGAATTTCGACTGCGACACCAACGTGGTGGAAGTCTCCATCAGCCGCTTGCGGGCCAAGGTCGATGACCAGAGCGACGTCAAGCTGATCCATACCATTCGCGGCGTGGGTTATGTGCTGGAGGCCCGCCAATGA
- a CDS encoding heavy metal sensor histidine kinase, with protein MKASSLSMRLGLTVSLMGAGLVVLLATLAYLALTHELEKLARKGLESKMEQIQHSLALGLDTRDIRARPHSLMDLVMGHDNFYLTIVGTAPDEVVLLSVGAKPQEPLLTDFAPSQNLGYLNWDDTNGNQVLSASSLMRLASGERVRVLLSLDRRDDQALLSAYLRSTVIALPLLLLLIGIGAWWVVQRGLAPLQQFSRVAAKVTTQDMTHRLAVDNLPKELGELAQGINFMLQRLDGGVQQLSQFSDDLAHELRAPLTNLMGKAQVTLSRERPPQEYKAVLESSTEEMERLARIVSDMLFLAQVSHPAARVSFAPVSLADEARRVMELFALSAEDKQLTLSLDGDASVHGDRLMIQRAISNLLSNAIRHTPHASAVSVRVETHGQQVSLSVGNPGPGIEAQHLPNLFERFYRVDSSRARSEGGTGLGLAIVRSIMTLHQGRAEVSSEPGDFTVFRLVFPLHANAICQ; from the coding sequence ATGAAAGCCAGCAGCCTGTCGATGCGCCTGGGGCTGACGGTGAGCCTGATGGGCGCCGGCCTGGTGGTGTTGCTCGCGACCTTGGCGTACCTGGCCCTGACTCACGAGCTGGAGAAACTGGCGCGCAAGGGCCTGGAAAGCAAAATGGAACAGATCCAGCACAGCCTCGCCCTCGGCCTGGACACCCGCGACATCCGCGCCCGCCCGCACTCGCTGATGGACCTGGTGATGGGGCACGATAATTTCTACCTGACCATCGTTGGCACCGCGCCCGATGAAGTGGTGCTGCTCAGTGTCGGCGCCAAGCCACAGGAACCGTTGCTGACCGACTTCGCCCCGTCCCAAAACCTCGGTTACCTGAACTGGGATGACACCAATGGTAATCAAGTGCTGAGTGCCTCCAGCCTGATGCGCCTGGCCAGCGGTGAACGCGTGCGGGTCCTGTTATCGCTGGATCGCCGGGACGATCAGGCGCTGCTCAGTGCGTACCTGCGTTCCACCGTGATCGCCCTGCCGCTGCTGTTGCTGCTGATCGGCATCGGCGCCTGGTGGGTGGTGCAACGCGGGCTGGCGCCGCTGCAGCAGTTCAGCCGCGTCGCCGCAAAAGTCACCACGCAGGACATGACCCACCGCCTGGCTGTGGATAACTTGCCCAAGGAGCTGGGCGAGTTGGCGCAAGGCATCAACTTCATGTTGCAGCGCCTGGACGGCGGCGTGCAGCAGCTGTCGCAGTTCTCCGATGACCTGGCCCATGAGCTGCGCGCGCCGCTGACCAACTTGATGGGCAAGGCCCAGGTGACGTTGTCCCGGGAGCGCCCGCCGCAGGAGTACAAAGCGGTGCTGGAATCCAGCACTGAAGAGATGGAGCGCTTGGCGCGGATCGTCTCCGACATGCTGTTCCTGGCACAGGTCAGCCACCCTGCGGCGCGGGTTTCGTTTGCGCCGGTGTCCCTGGCCGATGAAGCGCGCCGGGTGATGGAGCTGTTTGCCTTGAGTGCCGAAGACAAGCAATTGACCCTGAGCCTCGACGGCGATGCGTCCGTGCATGGCGACCGCTTGATGATTCAGCGGGCGATTTCCAATTTGCTGTCCAATGCCATCCGTCATACACCCCACGCCTCCGCGGTTTCGGTGCGGGTGGAAACCCACGGGCAGCAAGTGTCGCTGTCGGTGGGCAACCCCGGCCCCGGGATTGAAGCGCAACACCTGCCGAACCTGTTCGAACGCTTCTACCGCGTCGACAGCAGCCGCGCTCGCTCCGAAGGGGGGACCGGGCTGGGGCTGGCCATCGTGCGGTCGATCATGACCCTGCATCAAGGCCGGGCAGAAGTCAGCAGCGAGCCCGGAGATTTCACTGTGTTTCGGTTGGTGTTTCCCCTTCATGCCAACGCTATCTGTCAATAA
- a CDS encoding CusA/CzcA family heavy metal efflux RND transporter, producing MFERLIQFAIEQRIIVLLAVLLMAGVGIASYQKLPIDAVPDITNVQVQINSAAAGFSPLETEQRITFPIETAMAGLPGLQQTRSLSRSGLSQVTVIFKDGTDLFFARQLVNERLQVAREQLPDDIETMMGPVSTGLGEIFLWTVEAKDGARKEDGSAYTPTDLRVIQDWIIKPQLRNVPGVAEINTIGGFAKEYQIAPDPKRLAAYNLTLGDLVTALERNNANVGAGYIERSGEQLLIRAPGQVASIDDIANIVITTSDGTPIRVRNVAQVDIGRELRTGAATENGREVVLGTVFMLIGENSRTVSQAVAKKLEEINRSLPEGVVAVTVYDRTNLVEKAISTVKKNLFEGALLVVAVLFLFLGNIRAALITAMVIPLAMLFTFTGMFTNKVSANLMSLGALDFGIIVDGAVVIVENAIRRLAHAQQRYGRLLTRSERLHEVFAAAKEARRALIFGQLIIMVVYLPIFALTGVAGKMFHPMAFTVVIALLGAMILSVTFVPAAIALFVTGKVKEEENLVMRTARRVYAPVLDWVMARRPLVFGLAVLTIVVSGAVASRMGSEFIPSLSEGDFALQAMRVPGTSLTQSVHMQQQLEKTLMAEVPEIERVFARTGTAEIASDPMPPNISDSYVMLKPKDQWPDPKKSREAIIADIQRASAIVPGSVYELSQPIQLRFNELISGVRSDVAVKVFGDDMAVLNKTAGEIAETLQTLKGASEVKVEQTSGLPVLTINIDRDKAARFGLNVGDVQDTIAVAVGGRQAGTMYEGDRRFDMVVRLSDALRTDIEGLSRLLIPIPALANSAAGQLGFIALSEVASLDLVLGPNQISRENGKRLVIVSANVRGRDIGSFVEEAGTAIGTQVKIPAGYWTSWGGQFEQLKEASERLRIVVPVALLLVFGLLFMMFNNLKDGLLVFTGIPFALTGGIMALWLRDIPLSISAGVGFIALSGVAVLNGLVMIAFIRSLREEGRSLSAAINEGALTRLRPVLMTALVASLGFIPMALATGTGAEVQRPLATVVIGGIISSTLLTLLVLPALYHWAHRREEQEDRLMPDQ from the coding sequence ATGTTTGAGCGCCTTATCCAATTTGCCATCGAGCAGCGCATCATCGTGCTGCTGGCGGTGCTGTTGATGGCCGGTGTCGGCATCGCCAGTTATCAGAAATTGCCCATCGACGCAGTGCCGGATATCACCAACGTCCAGGTGCAGATCAACTCGGCGGCAGCGGGGTTTTCGCCGCTGGAAACCGAACAGCGCATCACCTTTCCCATCGAGACCGCCATGGCCGGGCTGCCGGGCTTGCAGCAGACACGCTCGCTGTCGCGCTCGGGCTTGTCCCAGGTCACGGTGATTTTCAAGGATGGCACTGATCTGTTCTTCGCCCGCCAATTGGTCAACGAACGCTTGCAGGTGGCGCGCGAGCAATTGCCCGATGACATCGAAACCATGATGGGGCCGGTTTCCACCGGGCTCGGGGAAATTTTCCTGTGGACCGTGGAGGCGAAAGACGGCGCGCGCAAGGAGGACGGCTCCGCCTACACGCCGACCGACCTGCGGGTGATCCAGGACTGGATCATCAAGCCGCAACTGCGCAACGTGCCGGGCGTGGCCGAGATCAATACCATCGGCGGCTTTGCCAAGGAATACCAGATCGCCCCGGACCCCAAGCGCCTGGCGGCTTACAACCTGACCTTGGGCGACCTGGTCACGGCGCTGGAGCGCAACAATGCCAACGTCGGCGCCGGGTACATCGAGCGTAGCGGCGAGCAATTGCTGATCCGTGCGCCGGGGCAAGTCGCGTCCATCGACGACATCGCCAACATCGTGATCACCACCTCCGACGGTACGCCGATTCGGGTGCGCAACGTCGCTCAGGTCGACATTGGCCGCGAGCTGCGTACCGGTGCCGCCACGGAAAATGGCCGCGAAGTGGTGCTGGGCACCGTGTTCATGCTGATCGGTGAAAACAGTCGCACCGTGTCCCAGGCCGTCGCGAAAAAACTCGAAGAGATCAACCGTTCGCTGCCTGAAGGTGTGGTCGCCGTCACCGTCTACGACCGTACCAACCTGGTGGAAAAAGCCATCAGCACCGTGAAGAAAAACCTCTTCGAAGGGGCACTGCTGGTGGTGGCGGTGCTGTTCCTGTTCCTGGGTAATATCCGCGCCGCACTGATCACCGCGATGGTGATTCCGCTTGCGATGTTGTTCACCTTTACCGGGATGTTTACCAACAAGGTCAGCGCCAACCTGATGAGCCTCGGCGCGTTGGATTTCGGGATTATCGTCGATGGTGCGGTGGTGATCGTCGAGAACGCCATCCGCCGCCTGGCCCATGCCCAGCAGCGCTACGGGCGATTGTTGACCCGCAGCGAGCGCCTGCATGAAGTGTTCGCGGCGGCCAAGGAAGCGCGGCGCGCGCTGATCTTCGGGCAACTGATCATCATGGTGGTGTACCTGCCGATCTTCGCCCTCACCGGGGTGGCCGGGAAGATGTTCCACCCGATGGCGTTCACCGTGGTGATCGCGCTGCTGGGGGCGATGATTCTGTCCGTGACCTTCGTACCGGCAGCGATTGCGCTGTTCGTCACCGGTAAGGTCAAGGAAGAAGAAAACCTGGTGATGCGCACCGCACGTCGCGTCTACGCGCCGGTGCTGGATTGGGTGATGGCGCGCCGCCCGTTGGTGTTCGGCCTGGCGGTGCTGACCATCGTGGTGTCGGGGGCGGTGGCCAGTCGCATGGGCAGCGAATTTATCCCCAGCCTGAGCGAGGGCGACTTTGCCCTGCAGGCCATGCGTGTTCCGGGCACCAGCCTCACGCAGTCGGTGCACATGCAGCAGCAACTGGAAAAAACCTTGATGGCCGAGGTGCCGGAAATCGAGCGGGTATTCGCCCGCACCGGCACCGCGGAAATCGCCTCCGACCCGATGCCGCCGAACATCTCCGACAGCTACGTGATGCTCAAGCCCAAGGACCAGTGGCCCGACCCGAAGAAATCCCGCGAGGCGATCATCGCCGACATCCAGCGCGCCAGTGCGATTGTGCCGGGCAGCGTGTATGAACTGTCGCAACCGATCCAGCTGCGCTTCAACGAGCTGATTTCCGGGGTGCGCAGCGACGTGGCGGTGAAGGTGTTCGGTGATGATATGGCGGTGCTCAACAAGACCGCCGGGGAAATCGCCGAGACCTTGCAAACCCTCAAGGGCGCCTCGGAAGTGAAGGTGGAACAGACCTCCGGCTTGCCGGTGCTGACCATCAATATCGACCGCGACAAGGCCGCGCGCTTTGGCCTGAACGTGGGCGATGTGCAAGACACGATTGCCGTCGCCGTGGGTGGGCGCCAGGCCGGGACGATGTACGAAGGCGACCGGCGTTTCGACATGGTCGTGCGTTTGTCCGACGCCCTGCGTACCGATATCGAAGGCCTGTCGCGGTTGCTGATCCCGATTCCGGCGCTGGCGAATAGCGCGGCAGGGCAGTTGGGGTTTATCGCGCTGTCGGAAGTCGCCAGCCTGGACCTGGTGCTCGGCCCCAACCAGATCAGCCGCGAAAACGGCAAGCGCCTGGTGATCGTCAGCGCCAACGTGCGTGGGCGGGATATCGGTTCGTTTGTTGAAGAAGCCGGGACGGCTATCGGCACCCAGGTGAAAATTCCTGCGGGCTACTGGACCAGTTGGGGCGGCCAGTTCGAGCAGTTGAAGGAAGCCTCCGAGCGCCTGCGCATCGTGGTGCCGGTGGCGTTGCTGCTGGTGTTCGGGCTGTTGTTCATGATGTTCAACAACCTCAAGGACGGGCTGCTGGTGTTCACCGGGATTCCCTTCGCATTGACCGGCGGAATCATGGCGCTGTGGCTGCGGGATATTCCGCTGTCGATCTCGGCGGGCGTGGGCTTTATCGCGCTGTCGGGGGTGGCGGTGCTTAACGGGCTGGTGATGATCGCGTTCATCCGTAGCCTGCGGGAGGAGGGGCGTTCACTGTCGGCGGCGATCAACGAAGGCGCCCTGACGCGTTTGCGCCCGGTATTGATGACGGCCCTGGTGGCCTCCCTCGGGTTTATTCCCATGGCCCTCGCCACCGGCACCGGCGCTGAAGTGCAGCGCCCGTTGGCGACGGTGGTGATAGGCGGGATCATTTCGTCGACGCTGCTTACCCTGCTGGTATTGCCGGCGCTGTATCACTGGGCGCATCGGCGTGAAGAGCAGGAAGACCGCCTGATGCCTGACCAATAA